The DNA region CTGCGTATATTTTATTTAGACATCATGTGAagataacaaaaatattttaaatttacatgttctttttttaatacaatttactcgctctattacattgtagtatccgttcatctatactttcaaTATCGCCTTCACATATAGGATTAGTAgcaatatgatttttttatcatttttttttgtggttggagttgaagaaattgatttcttattatattagaaaaattgttcaataatttgtgaatttctAACCTTAATTCACACTTTATAAATAGAATTATAACTATATATTGAGaactttcaaatttcaatatataGAGTCCAATTATATATAACTTGACTTTAAATTAGTCAAATTTCAATGTGACTAGCAACCAGAATAATAACACAGATTATTTTCTGCTATGATGAGATTTCACGTCTATCATTAATATGGTGAGATTTCACGTCTATTATTGATATAGTGCGATTTTACGTCTATCGATACATACAACCCTACCTAGCATTTCTCTGAGTCAATTTGATGAATATAATTGATGAAGCTAGCTAGTTAGGTGTAGCCAACTATCCATAAACAGTAAAATAATGGaaagatgaaaaagaaaagtagCAATGCATGCAGGGGATTAGATTGATCGAGATCTATGGTCTCTGTGTCCTTTACCTTGTAGACAAATGCTTTGGgatggagaaagaaaaatagtGCAGTCATGTTGAGTTGGTCAGATCAAACTCAATTTCTTCACCACCATGGTGGGTGTTGTCCCTGTCCCCCACCATACCATGCACATAATATAATCTTCTAGGGTTTTAGCAAAACTCCATCCCCAAGAAGCCAATAAGAAGATGGTTATTTCATGTGGAAACAATTACGTACCATAATTATTGATCTACCTTGCATGGAGggatatgatatatataaagatatgtGAAGAGTCATGCAAGATCAGGATCCAATGTTGTTGATAAGAGTTTTCAAGAAGACGAGGGGGTCCGTCCATGCATTTCATATATGCTATTGAAACATTTTAGCAGGTAGCAAATGTCAAGTACCAAGAGAAAGAATATGATGCTGCATGTTATCTCTAATCTATTGGTTAGAAGGGGGGTTTTCGGCTAGCGGctcaaataatatatcaaatttaagTGTATAGTATTTATTTGTGCAGAACTATAATGTGACATACTTGATAGATGGTGTTTGCACTTTTAGTGGTTTAGAGTATGATACTATTAGCCTAATATATTGGTTAGAAGGAAATTTTTTATTAGCTAGTGGTTCAAGACTTCAAGTAATATCAAATTAGTGTGCTGTGtctgtgagagagagagagataatgATGTTGGCACTTTTAGTGGTTCAGTAGAATAATACTATTAGCATGATATATTGGTTAGAAGGAGATTTTTCGGATAGCGGGTCAAGTAATATCAAATCCAAATGTATAGTATTGATTTGTGAAGAAATATAATGTGACAATTTATAAAATgtttttcatcaaattttaggaatttcaattccataaaatttattttcatgcGAAACAAATGCCCCGTGTAGTAATATAGTGTCATTTTCACAACAAATAGTAAATAACAATGGCAAGAATTGATAAAAGAGGAAATAATAtccatttttttagtactactgattatgttataatgtaatatatgttcacaACTATTTTTTCAACTTATCAAAGCACAAAAAGTAAATATTATCGTCAATGACGTCCTTAtagtctagtggcacgaagtgactctcccaaataaaaggtcatgagtttgagcctcagtgtgAGGGTAGTATATTTGAATAGAAATCGATTCTACATTGTAATTGAGTCAATTGtactaaaaaagaattaataatatCATCACTGAGTCTCGAACACATATAACCATCCATATAAAAGAGTTACTTTGTCCCACTGGACCACAAAATCATTGGtataatatatctatcttatttttcattttaaagaaTTCTACAGTGCGTAACTACGTACCTTAATTATATCaccaatataattaattgtattcGTCAAAGTTATGCTCTCCTTCTATTATATCACTAACAAAacacattatataatatagCTTCACCACTAAGTATACAATACTACTATAAATACAATaactaaaaattatatattatattttaattttatttatcataaAGGCAAaagaattactccgtaatatttttttttgaaaaatttgtgGGGTTGATTTAGATCCCAAGAAAGCGTAAAGTACAATTGTGTAAATccaaattttatatgttaatttcaCGTGAATGGGACATGTTACGTGTGTTCCCCTTGGGACGCACTGCTCAATTTGTTTTTCCTCGTCTTTTTCCATCAAATTATTTGGTGTACGTTTCTTCAAAGTTCAAGCACCTAACTAATCTAATCAAAACCATGCCCTATCATACAATCTCAccatcatcttcattttcccACTCATCAAAcaatgatatgatgatgaaCGCACAAGATATTGATGAGGCGTAACGTTGCTTTTCAAAACAATCAAAACCATAAAAAAGTGGGTAAGATCAACGTGATAAAAGGTAATAAGAGACGCTGACaagataaaattttacaaaaaaaaaaattaaaaaataattgtatagAATCCATGTagcaattgtttttttttttagtactactgactttgttataatgtagtatctgttcatagctactttctcaatctattaaagcacaaagagtcaacagtcgtCTCtaatgaggctcgaacccactctcttCCACATGAGAGTGTAAACCAAATGCTAGTATAGAATCCATGTAGCAATTGTTGATAATGCTGGGCAGCAAAAGTGGAGCATACCAAATGAAACCATCCATCTATTTTTTTGTAACCTGTAGTATTTCTTTGGATTTATTCTCATGGTCAGATCTGtttatagaatttgtgaatttgTGGTAAGGATCTGTTTATAGAATTTGCTTGGTTGTGTAATGAAGTTGTAGTAGTGGCATGCCAATCTCTAGTGTCACCCGGTTGCACCACATGTGGAAGGGGGTGATTCGAGTCTCAATGGAGGCGCTGttgtctctttgtgctttagtaggttgagaaagtagttatgaaaatAGTGAGATAATGATTGTATAGTCTTGATCTTATGATGATATTTAATGGGTAATTACATAGAAATTAATTTGCTTTTCATTTGAgtcttaattatttattgatggACTTACAgtattgataaaattaatattctgtattgtaaatataaatttaattttttaaaaataaattccttGGTTCAAATTTCATCCCAGTTCAGAATTAgcataattgttaaaaaaaaattgtgtaagttagagtgtactaaaaaaattacttgATTCGCCTGGTAAAATGAACCATGATCGTACTAAAAAAATCTACACTTCGTTAATCCAAAACAATCTAATTATTATACCAAATTGTTATACCAAGGAtcatggttcatattgcattatgaGCCCTGATACGAAAATTCagtaccttcagttaacacattatgtacatgtaaacaaataacttgataattgttaacacataatatgatagctacaggtacagaatgtgtcaattACATATACAGaatctaaatattatttttggatcagaatctacaatgcaaggtagaccatAGTTGATGATACCCGTATAATTTGCCTTATTACATAGGCAGGCCCATTAGCCATTGTCATTTCATAACGATCTATTTATTGCACTCCGGCCCACGCATGCAACATGAGTCTAGGCCTAAAATTTTCCACTAATCAGAACAACCAAACGTCAATCATGCAACAGTGCAACACCACTGATCAACTAGCCCTCTTGTAATGGTGAAAAGCCTGATAACAAGGACCAAAATCAAGCCCAATAAGATTTCATGGCGGAATTGAAGCAGAACTCATGTGCCGCTGACGAGCAACACAACGAATCTGCGCCTCGTAATTCATGTGTCGCCTCCTCCTTCCCAAGGTCCGCTTTTCACTCCTTTTTTTCTCTTGTTATGATGTAACTAGTGTTCTACGACTGGATCTGCTTCGGAATTTTAACGTCTTTGATTTTCGTTTACTTTTGAATTTGGATCCGGATTTTGATGTGCTTTTTTGAATCTGTTGTGTTTATGAAAATTTGATCGGTTAAAGGTTAGTTGGTTGTCAATAATtggaattttgaaaaatatgtatgGCGTTGTTGTTTGGACTTAATTTGCAATTCTTACATAGAGTAGTATTCTCCATTTCTCTGGATGAAGAAAGAAGTCCCTCTTACATTCTATCTAGTTTTGGATTTTGCCATTCATCCTTTGATATTGGATAATACTCCATCGATCATCGTATCATTTGGCAAAAAGTTGATTATATAAGGTCCTAGTAACATCACTTCATGCTACTTTATTTGGGAATTGAATTGCAATGGTTACTGAAAATTGGAGTATAAATTGTAGTGCTTTCTCCATTCATCTTCATTTTGAATCTTGCTGAAGTTTATTTCTTCCACTCCAACTACTTCTGCAGCAGTTTATATGGTAATGACCTATGCCCCAAATGGAGTTGGATGGAGAGATTTTAGAACAGATAAAAGTTGGAATACAAAACACTTAGCCCTGCGCCCCTGCCTCTATTTGTTGGCTTAAGTTATGGTTTCAGAGTTTGAAACAACTGAGCAAAGATTGGTATCTTTCTCAGCTTCAATCACTGTTTGGTATTCTTGATTGAATTGTATATAAAAACAAGAATCAGACCTCTTGGAAGGTTAACTTTTGATGTTGGGAAAGTCTGAAGGATAAGAATAGACAGTAACAAGCAGAATTTATTGGAGCTGTTCCTAGGATTCGCTCATCTGCTACCAGAGATGGTTGTCGAAATTTCGTGACAGAAAGAGCAAACAAAGCATGACTTAAAATGCAAAGAAACACTGATTCAATAGGGTTCCATACAATAGACTACAGTCCATAACAGAGATAAATCGAAAGCGACTTTATATCTACAACAAAACCTAATTGAAACCAGGCACAACTGGAAACCCTAATTTTCAAGATCCTAAGAGCTGGTGAATTTGGTGACAGCCTTGGTGCCTTCAGAGACGGCGTGCTTGGCAAGCTCTCCAGGGAGGACAAGTCTCACGGCGGTCTGAATCTCCCGGGAAGTGATGGTCGGCTTCTTGTTGTACCGAGCCAAACGAGAGGCCTCCTGGGCGAGCTTCTCGAAGATGTCGTTGATGAAGCTGTTCATGATGCCCATGGCCTTGCTGGAGATACCGATGTCCGGATGAACCTGCTTCAGCACCTTGAAGATGTAGATCTTGTAGGTCTCAGTCGACTTCTTcgtcctcttcttcttcttgtctcCGGCCGCCGCTGCGCCGTCCTTTGGGAGCTTCTTGCCGGCCTTCGGCTTCTTCTCCGCTGGAGCCTTCTCGGCTGCGGCAGCCTTCTCCGCCGCGGGCTTCTTCTCAGCCGGCTTCTTCTCCGCCTTTGGGGCCATTGGTTTTTgggcaagagagagagagagagagagagagagattgagaGTTAGATAAAGTGAATCTGACTCTGCGTACAAGTGCGATGAAAATAAATGTAACGGGGGGTTGGGTTATATAGTGGTTAGGGTCTCTCCCTTGATTGGTCAATCTAATGCGCCGCGGATCCTGAATGTAAGCCGTCGATGGTTTCACTAATCAAGGGCGGATATTAGATGAAAATGAAACGGACTAACTTTCAGTGGCAAATTTGAAATTCGGAATTCGATATCCCTTGAAATTTTTGGGAGCATTGAACTTTTGGCGGTAATTTAAAAGTGTGGAGCCAAATGGCCCGTAAGATGGTCCATCTTTGGATTCCCATCGCGGGCCGACATAATGCAAGAAAACAAATGGGCTTACTAGAGTAAAATAATagcaaaggtttttttttttttttggaataaggtttATCACTTATCAAAATTCAAGTAGAAAAGTTTCAATTCATTATGTGGCTatgatatttttacttattcATGTGTTCAATGATTCTTAAATAAAGTGaaagttattttaatatttacttcATAATATGACATAATTAGTCATGACAATGGAGTGAGACAAGAGCAAGGAATATGGTCCCCATCCCTATCCTTGCCTAGGCTTGTGCAAAATCTGGCCGATAGAATGTACAAGTTTAGTTTAATACAACACATACCGTGTTTTTTCTAACATACTAATCTTGGGTGTGTTTTGTTAATAGTGTATGTTGATGACATAATAATCATAGGTAGTGAACTAGTGATGCATGAGAAATTGAGTGTCTCGAGCCTTTTTCTCAAAGAGAAGTTTCATACAAAGGATTTTGCAGTCTTGAAGTTGAAGTACTTCTTGGGTGTTGGAGTTGCCCGCTCTAATAAGGGTATAGTTCTTTCGCAGGAGAAGTACGCATTGGATCTTTTGAAAGATATTGGGTTGCAAGGGTTAGAGCCTTGTGAAATGCATATGGATCAGAGTGTTAAGCTCATTGCTTGTGAAAGGGAGCCCCTCAAAAATCCATGAAGGTATAGGAGGTTAGTGAGAAAGCTGAATTATCTCATTATTATTCCCGCCAGACATCGCTTCCTCAGTAAGTGTGGTGAGTTAATTAGTTCATGGAGGTTCCTATGTAGATTCATTGGGACGTAGCCGTTTGGGTTGTGAAAATATCTAAAGAGAGCTCTCGGGAATGGGATCTTATATTCTAGTCGGCTATGAAAGTTGAGGCATTTTTTTATGCTAATTGGGCTAGATAATCGAGTGATAGAAAGTCCACAACAGGGTATTGCGTGTTCATGGGCGGTAATTTGATCTCGTGAAAGAGTAAAAAGCAGAGTATGTTGGCATATTCAAAGTGTAGAGTCTGAGTACAGGACAATGGTGCATGTAGTGTGTGAGATGGCCTGGATACATAATATATCCTTGAGGAGATTGGGTATAAAGCGGTGACGTTATGGTGTGATAATCAAGCTACTATACAAATCTCAATCAATCTTGTTTTTCATGAGCGGACTATGATGCATGGACAGTATTCAACAAGGAGGTGGATTGTCACTTTGTGTTGGACAGTATTTAACAAGGATGGCTCTCTATGATGCATGTTCGAAGTGGCGATCATCTAGCAAATATGTTTATGAATGGGTTTAGTAGAGACACAGTGGAGCatattatatttgtaacaagctgaGTATTGTCAATATCTATGAACCAACTTGAAGGGGAgtgttaaaataattaaaagtgaGTGGTTAGAGGGTTTCTCCttgcttttcttttaatttttgaattatgtgGATGAGCTTTCTCCatggttgtatatatatatatagattgtacATGCTTAGTTTAATACAACACAAAAATACAGTTCCATAATTCTCTTAGTTGACATATAATTGTTTATTGCTGATTTGCAATCCCTAAATGGATCATTAGCAATTTAGAAGTCCTAAGCCcctatttttacaatttttgcTTTTTGTATATAATTTCTCTATTCTCATCTCTTAAttcttattatttgttatattgcCTACTATAATTAAATACACATCTTTATATATGAAAAGTATTGGTGTACCTGGACCATGGTAGTCAACTTCCAAGTTTCAAGTGAGAGACCTTGTGGAGTGGAAGTTGATGTTGTAGAGAGAAATACATCTCAATGGCAAACTATGCCTCTCTTCCTATTTGTAGAGTGTCAGGAGTTTAGAAAGTTTGTTTCTATAGCATGTCATAGGTCTAAAGTCCCATATAGATAAAATGTTAGTAGTGACATTTACCAAATATATTATGATAAGAGGCTTAATTTGAAGAAACCTTTTAAGTTACACTCAAAAGATTAGCATTACAAATGTCCAACAGATTAGTTTTATGTGCATATAATTGCACATTTCATAAATGATTAGTGGAAACTTCAAAAAAATTGTTCCCTTTGTCCTTGTTTCCTCACATAAGGGGGAATACATTGCTAAAGCCTTGGAGAGTTGCTTGCTTGAGTGGGTGTTAAGAATGTAAGGTTTCCTTGTCACTATTGACAATGTATATAGTAGTGGTACTACAGAGATTCTTCAATTAGAAATTATTGTCTTGGTGGGTATCTTTTGTTAAATGTAAGTATGTGCATATGAGATGCATTGCACATACATTTGATTTTATTGTGCAATATGGTTTGAAAGAGGCTAACACTTCTAAAGAAGGTTAGAGAGGTTGTTAGGTATGTGAGAAACTTACATTCTAGGCTTGAGAAATTCACAGATATTTATGAATTGATAAGAGTTGAAGTTAAATGTGCTTCGAGTCTAGATGTGTCATTGTGTTGACTAGATGGAATTTCACTTATTTGATGCTTTACACTGCACTCACCCATCAAAAGGCATTTGAAGCCTCTAGAAAAATGACGGTTCCTTAATTTTTGATTTAGgtgaaaaatgtaattaatttattgattggGCATTATGTGAAAAGTTGGGTGAGTCTCTTAAAATGTTTTTATGAAATGATAGTTAGAATTTTTAGTTCTCTAAAtcagcttcttcttttttttctaaattgttctattgtaaaaaaatatataatttataattttcaaactTTGAATTTATTCATTGCATCGCCCGTGCATTTGCAATGAGGAGATGTCTACTGCGCTCAATTAGTGAAGTAATGTTATGAATATATACTACTCCACTACTCAATGTtaattatatctaattatatGGAAGAGATTTCGAACGTTATATGTAGTCTTTACTAGTTACGATGTAgtataataatatcaaatattcaaaGTTTACGTTAAGCGTTTTTTTATCTAGAGATATTATAACCCATATGCCTTAATTAAAAGGAAGAGACAAAACACTTTTAATTTCaaacacaaaataatttgcaaattcaatatattagttatatatatggttttataaatgctattatttttttactccGTATATCTTAAAGTAGTTTTAGTTACTCTCTCATATTACaataatcattaattatatcttaaattttgtatatactgTAATTATATATGCCACTCTTACTTTCATTTATGATATGAGAAACTACAGCATGTGTAAATTTTAAGATAGAATTAAGGTTGTTGTGACATTGAATAGtacgagataatttttttaaaataatatttgaacgtaatttttactattgaaaattttgttatttgtgtTCACTTTTTTCAACAATTCAAAAAGtgaatgaaaatttaaattaaaa from Ipomoea triloba cultivar NCNSP0323 chromosome 6, ASM357664v1 includes:
- the LOC116022731 gene encoding histone H2B gives rise to the protein MAPKAEKKPAEKKPAAEKAAAAEKAPAEKKPKAGKKLPKDGAAAAGDKKKKRTKKSTETYKIYIFKVLKQVHPDIGISSKAMGIMNSFINDIFEKLAQEASRLARYNKKPTITSREIQTAVRLVLPGELAKHAVSEGTKAVTKFTSS